Genomic window (Lampris incognitus isolate fLamInc1 chromosome 3, fLamInc1.hap2, whole genome shotgun sequence):
GAAGCAAACGATATGCAATAAGTCACACAACAAATTGGGATGACCGCTGACAAAAGGTTTCAACTTGGGTCACATGTGGAACAAAATACATCTTATCATGCACACGAAAGGGCCAACTAAGACACTGGCACTGGGTTTAAGAATGAGCAGCAACCACACAAGTAGCCAATTGAGTGGGTACCACTCCCACTAGGTACAATATGGCTACCACCATGAGGTGAAAAAgaaaacaccacaaaaccaaacgtAAAAGTTACTGCGTTGGTGTCCcgttggtgtggcggtctattctgttgcctaccaacatggggctcggtggttctaatccccgtgttaccaccggcttggtcggagatccctacagacacaattggccctatctgcgggtgggaagccagaagtaggtatgtgtcctggtcgctgcactagcgcctcctacggttggtcgaggcgcctgctcggggggaatagtgtgatcctcccacacgctacgtccccctggtgaaactgctcactgtcaggtgaaaagaagaagctggtgactccacatgtatcagaggaggtatgtggtagtcagaagccctccctggatcagcagagggggtggagcagcaaccgggaaggcttggaagagtggggtaattggccaggtacaattggggagaaaaaggagggaaaatcccccaaaaagaaaacaagTTACTACGTTTACCAACACAAAAGCAATAACACAGGTGACCAACACAAAAGTGGAGTGCAACAGCCACAAACCAAAAAAGGGTCATAACAAGTAGACAAACTACAAAGTTGCTGCCATAcatcaacaaaaacacacaaagatCCAACAACAATGAACTGCCACTACCATAACACAAAATGGACACCATGTGGTCTTCCACCACATATACAAGTTACTATCATGGATGTAAGAAACCAGCAACACAAACTTTTGACCTGACAAACTGGGAGGCCACACCCACCACACTAAGATCCAATGATCTGTGGATCACAATTTGCTACAATTAAATACACAACCGCAGTAACACATAAGTGACCACACCAAAAGTGGACTGCTACACCCACAACATAAAGTGGTCACACTGTAGTCAACCACTACACACAAATGTTGCCAACTTACACCTAAGCAGCAACCCACAAGTGACCCAACAAATATGGAGTGCAGTTACCATAACACAAATGTCATGAACCACTAGTTACTGCACACAAAAGTATTTATCACAACTCTACAAGATGAAGTGACCAAACAAGAAGTAGAGTCATGTCACACAAAAAGATCACAACCAAGTTGCTGTGCAAAGTGCAAAAAACCTGCCTATCACGATGGCTAACTCTCCTAGCTAGTCTACAGTGGCTTGCCAACTTTGAGGTGACTTTAAACGCTGAAATCAGTGTATCACCAAAGATGAGAGATGTATCCAACTGCAATACACTGAAGCATGCCCCCAAACAAGAAAGGCAAAACTCGAATGGCTATATAAATGTTAATAAATTTTCATGAATGGAAGCAGCCCCTCAGCCCCTTAATAAATAACTCTCTATTTCTGTGTTTCTGTCACCTACATTCACAGCTGTGACCTGCCTCCTGCGTCCTGTCACATCACCATTCACCTGAGCCCGATCTGATCACCAATTGGACTACGTTCCCCTTCAGTCCTCTCCATAATGTATCTCCTCAcccccctcctcttcctgctGTTCCTCCGGTCAGCCGAGCCCAGGCGAGGCCCTCGCTCAGGGACTGGGGCGCAGTCAAGGTCCCGGGCTCTAAGAGGGGACCCCGGGGGCCCTGTGCGGGGCAGGGGCAGGCCCGGCGCTGTGAAACGTCAGACCCAGCAGTGTAAGGAGTACATGGAGGCCGGGGAGAAGTACCTGGACTGCCAGGACAGACAGCTGACCACTGTGATGCAGGACTGGCCCAAGGATATCAACCACCTCCTCCTTGCAAGAAATAAGATACAGGTAaaattttctagctgcaacaaacCCAGTACATGGATAGAGTGTTAACTCTGTTATGGTTTACTCAGATCAGTGCTGTGGGTGGGGAAAAGCACAGGAGTGCATTGTTATAAACATGTTAGTAATAAGTCATGGGAAACCACTCAGTTAATCTAGTGTTACTGTATTTGGTCTTGAAAATATTGGCTTTCTTAAAACAAGTGAAAATCTGCCAGTGGCGTGAGATGATTTCGCATTTTTCCATCTCTCCGACACAGATGAACttttttttcaagaattttgtcaAGTGGCGTGACATTTTCTCGATTCTCAAGGAAGGATTTGCCCTCATTTGCCTGCTTTCTGGAAAATTCATGAGACATGTGCAGTTGCATTGGAAAGAAATGAAATTATCTCATTCTTCTGGCTGAATATTTTTATTGATTTCATAAAAATGGGATTTTAAGGCTGAATGCGAGACTGAATGATTATCTAAAGACAGCGGAATACATTAATCATCGGTTACTGAACAGAAACAAACCACAAATTACATCAATGATATCGATTTAGTCAGTCTATTGCTTCTGGCATTGGTGATTAGTGTAGATAAGCAGAGAGAATGGGAGAATAAAGAATAACAACAGAACAGTAAAACAATAGAACACTTGATTCCTTGTTACACAGTGGGATAAAATGTCTCCAGCTTGGTTTGTTGATAACTTGAGCATCTGTGCACCAGTTATATGGTGCCCAGATCAAAGAGGGGCTTTTCTCTTTAGTGTCTTTGTaactgagggagggagggagtgtgtgtgtgtgtgtgtgtgtgtgtgtgtgtgtgtgtgtgtgtgtgtgtgtgtgtgtgtgtgtgtgtgtgcgcgcgcgcgtacaTGTTTTCTTGTACCTTCCTCTTTCCAAGTTCACATGGAGTGAAACTGATGaatgaaggaagggagggagggagggaggaaggaagggagataggacacaaggaaaagggtagaaaatgtaataaaggaATTGGATTGCTTTATCTGGATCCCTTTTTGGCAGAATTTGTTGATACTAATAAAAATAGCTGTAACATATAAAAAACATAAGGTGACATTAAAAGGATAACATTATGAGCAAAGCCGAGTGAATTACTACATGagataataaatgaatgaataatcaAATGAAATTTAGACATTAGGAGTTACaaaagacacaaacaaacaaacaaaatacaaaAGACAGAAACCAGCCAACACGCCAACAAACAAATGAAATTAAACTCGCATGATGTCTCTGCCCCCAACCCCCGCAGGTTTTGAGAGACAACATGTTCTCCCAGTTCACCCAGCTGAAGAGTCTGGACCTCCAGCAGAATGACATCTCCATGATGGAGTCGCAGGCCTTCAGCGGGCTCTCCCAGCTCACCACCCTGCTCCTGCAGCACAACCGGCTGAAAACCGCCACCGAGGAGGTCCTCCTCCCCTTACCACGTCTCACCTACCTCCGTCTCTACGACAACCCCTGGAGCTGCCACTGCTCCTTGGACAGCCTGGTCAGCACCCTGCAGGTACCTAGCAACCGAAACCTGGGCAACTATGCCAAATGCACCGAGCCCCCGTCGCTGAGGGGGCAGAAACTGAGGAAGCTGGACGTGGACTCGCTGTGCTTGGATGACAACCACGTGGACAGGAGGCTGGTTGATGAAATGGGCAAGAAACCACAGTTTCCACCCACCAAAGTGAAACCAGATGCCGCCTCTTTGTGTCGCACCTACATGTTCCCCAAACCTCTGCTGGATTGTAAAGGCAAAGGTGAGATGAGAGAATCGGGTCAGGTTTAGTTTGGGAGTGTTGTGGCTGTGGTGTGTTCTATTGATGTGTTAAAGGTACAATCAGTCAAATTTTGCTCTAGCGACAACCATCAGTGACCAGCAGGAATTGCAACAACATTTGCAACCGTCCCTTTGAGTGGCGGTTGCCTGCCAGTGGCATAATTAATGTAAATAACATCTCACAGTTTAGCAAGCTGCCTGAACAGAGATCACACAGAAATGTCAAGTGAAGAGGTGGTCATGTTATAAAGCACTGTAAAATACTTCTAACTTATCACACATGGCTATGTCTTTAATATCAATGCTGTTTACTTGTCCAACAGTAACACGGCCAGCTCGGCATCAGTTTTTATGCCTTCAACGTTTTTGTCCCCTCACAGACACGACACCTATAATAATTCAACTTTGAGAACGACATTTCTCGTGTTATTTTCTCTGGACGATGAGACTCTATGGGTCCTTTAGAGTTATGTTGCAAAGCTGATTCCTCCATATTGGAAAGATGAATTACGAAGCAAAATGAATGAACGTGTGAGGGAATGGTAATTTTGTAGCAGGACATTGGATTTCTAAAGAGAAGAACGCCCtctactgttgttttttttttcttttgccaaaATAAAGATTCTGGGCCAGAACGTGGGTTTGCAAGGCCAGAAATCTCAGCACCTTACAAATTCTCATTTTGAAAGTGAAAGAGAACATTTTTTTTCATCCTCCTGGTACAtaatttgtaatttttttgtgATGAAATGTAAGAAAGAAATTCCTGAGAGTACATTTGAACTCTGCTGCTTTGTTGCATTGTGTTACATTGCCTAGTATGTCGTTAGCTTTATATGGCATAGTGTTAATTTCTTTATATGGCATAGTGTTAATTTGCCTATTGTGGCGTTgtgtagtcaagtcagtttttttttggggggggggattccccccccccttttctccccaattgtacccattcaattaccctactcttcctagctgtcctggtcactgctccaccccctctgtcaatccagggagggctgcagaccaccacatgctgcctctgacacatgtggagtcaccagccacttcttttcccctgacggtgaggagtttcaccagggggacgtagcgcatgggaggatcacactattccccccagtttctccttccccctgaacaggcgccccgactgaccagaggaggcgctagtgcagcgaccaggacacatacccacattcggctttgcacccgtagacacagccaattgtgtctgcagggatgcccgaccaagccggaggtaacaggaatttgaactggcgatccctgtgttggtaggcaatggaatagaccaccacgctacctagACGCCCCTGTCAAGTCAGTTTTTTGGCAAAGAATGATCACGTATGAGGACTTTGACTTTGTAAGTCGATCTCAGTTACACATAACATGTTCACATGCATACAGCGAGAAAAGATTAAATAAGGTTAGACATCAAAAACGAAACAGGATAAgtataaaaagtaaaaatgtgtatAGTGTTGGCTTGTGTAGTGTTAACGTTGCACTGCACAgctttttgtggtgtggtgtgccaTATTGCATTTTCCTGATTTTGCGCCATATATTctctattccattctattctattcacccTAAAACAGGTCTTCTCTCCATGAAGAGAAGTGCTGCTCTCGTGCAGGATATTTGGTGAAATAGCTACAGTACTGTGGTCCTGTTGGTAACAACTGGTTTTTCAGTTTATGCGTTGAGAATTGGTGCTGAGTCAACCTGTGGTAGAAAGCAGCAGTAAAAGCAAGGCTCAGATGGGAAACAGTCAGAGCTTTGGGAAACATAAGCGAGATAGAGGagtgaaaagagggagagaggaggggatgTTAATGTCTTCCAAATCCTCCAGCGTTCACATCTGGTTCGCGCTCACTTCTGCTCTTtaatccctctttctctctctataaaTATGCCTCTATGCAGCTCCTATCAAACCGGCTGTAATTTCTACAGCGCTCCATAAAAAAGCTGCTTCAGTGTTGATTTCCAAAGACAGACTGGAGACAGTAATGACAATTTCTATGTGCAGATGATATTGTGCTGCGGGATACTTTTCATCTTTTATCCCAAAGCATGCCTCTTTTGACAGGCT
Coding sequences:
- the lrrc17 gene encoding leucine-rich repeat-containing protein 17, translating into MYLLTPLLFLLFLRSAEPRRGPRSGTGAQSRSRALRGDPGGPVRGRGRPGAVKRQTQQCKEYMEAGEKYLDCQDRQLTTVMQDWPKDINHLLLARNKIQVLRDNMFSQFTQLKSLDLQQNDISMMESQAFSGLSQLTTLLLQHNRLKTATEEVLLPLPRLTYLRLYDNPWSCHCSLDSLVSTLQVPSNRNLGNYAKCTEPPSLRGQKLRKLDVDSLCLDDNHVDRRLVDEMGKKPQFPPTKVKPDAASLCRTYMFPKPLLDCKGKELKSIPSDLPSDIVKMDLSDNNIKQLRTKHFLFAKDLKQLNLSSNSLEHIDTGAFSGLLYLRELDLSNNSLHYFQYSVLEDLYFLRKLSLANNPWICDYNIHYLIYWLKHHPGVSYSGLVCTEPREFRGWAVEEYVKTYNGECPKDRQTGKTDMGQGGSENDAQELLVETDERLPSPLRENKPKRFEIIRLS